Proteins encoded by one window of Candidatus Dadabacteria bacterium:
- a CDS encoding acyl carrier protein, translating to MASVEERLRQLADENLEVDGQPVGQLLDPDKGLADVGVSSMDAVSFAKVLESEFNVSLLPGKAGEIKTIGELIAYLEANAS from the coding sequence ATGGCTTCAGTTGAAGAGCGACTAAGACAACTTGCGGACGAAAACCTGGAGGTAGACGGACAGCCGGTAGGCCAGTTGCTGGACCCGGACAAGGGCCTTGCTGATGTAGGTGTTTCCTCTATGGACGCAGTGTCATTCGCCAAAGTGCTAGAATCGGAATTCAACGTCTCTCTCCTTCCCGGAAAAGCCGGGGAGATCAAGACTATTGGAGAGTTGATAGCGTACCTGGAGGCCAACGCCTCTTAA